Proteins encoded within one genomic window of Xylophilus sp. GOD-11R:
- a CDS encoding LysR family transcriptional regulator, producing MNRDSFSELLAFIAVARECSFTKAAAKMGVSQSALSHSIRSLESRMGVRLLTRTTRSVLPTEAGERLLETVAPRFDEIDAEVMAVTEMGTKIKGTIRITAIDYAVDSLLWPRLAPLLQTYAELQVEISTDYRMVDIVADRFDIGVRWGDQVAKDMIAVRLAPDLKQTIVAAPGYLAAHGVPLTPQDLAQHSCIGLRLASSGGLYAWELEKEGREMQVRISGQTVFNGAYQMLNAALSGCGLAFLPEDLTLPYLQAGRLQSVLADWCPVFPGLHAYYPSRRQSSRALGLVIDAIRWRA from the coding sequence ATGAATCGTGACTCGTTCAGCGAACTTCTGGCTTTCATCGCTGTGGCGCGGGAGTGTAGTTTCACCAAAGCCGCCGCCAAGATGGGTGTTTCGCAGTCCGCGCTGAGCCATAGCATCCGGTCCCTCGAATCCCGGATGGGAGTTCGTCTATTAACCCGCACCACTCGAAGCGTTTTGCCGACCGAGGCGGGAGAGCGCTTGCTCGAGACGGTTGCTCCACGATTCGATGAAATTGACGCTGAAGTAATGGCCGTAACCGAGATGGGAACCAAGATTAAGGGCACCATTCGTATTACCGCCATCGACTACGCGGTCGACAGCCTGCTCTGGCCGCGCCTGGCGCCGCTGCTTCAGACCTATGCCGAACTGCAGGTTGAGATCAGCACCGACTACCGCATGGTCGACATCGTGGCCGACCGCTTCGACATTGGCGTGCGCTGGGGCGACCAGGTGGCTAAAGACATGATCGCGGTGCGCCTGGCGCCCGACCTGAAACAGACCATCGTCGCCGCGCCGGGCTACCTGGCCGCGCACGGCGTACCGTTAACGCCGCAGGACCTGGCGCAGCACAGCTGCATCGGCCTGCGCTTGGCCAGCAGCGGCGGCCTTTACGCCTGGGAGCTCGAAAAGGAAGGTCGCGAGATGCAGGTGCGCATCTCCGGGCAAACGGTTTTCAATGGCGCCTATCAGATGCTCAATGCTGCCCTCTCGGGCTGCGGCCTGGCGTTCTTGCCAGAAGACCTCACCCTGCCCTATCTGCAGGCGGGCCGGCTCCAATCAGTGCTGGCCGATTGGTGCCCGGTCTTTCCCGGTCTACACGCCTACTACCCAAGCCGGCGGCAGTCGTCGCGTGCGCTCGGGCTGGTGATCGACGCTATTCGCTGGCGCGCCTGA
- a CDS encoding NAD(P)-dependent alcohol dehydrogenase encodes MCIRCGDVAPSNETPDASRRELILGGASLLAAPLVTGMSAPAQAASTADAAATGRGTYLGARRVRAFAALSAHSGFRQIEIDRRAVGPNDVLLDILYASICHSDIHTVRSDWGPAHYPVVPGHEIVGRVRAVGSQVTKIKVGDIGGVGCMVDSCGTCENCRADREQNCLVGTTFTYDSPDAPRGVGAYTFGGYSDAVVVTEKFVIRIPAGADLAATAPLLCAGVTTFSPMQHWKLEAGQRVGVIGLGGLGHMAVKLAAAREAEVTVFTTSPGKLDDARRLGARAAVLSSDTAAMKRLAGHFDLLISTVPTAYAMQPFMDMLKLDATLVNVGALTQLQGVDGMLMGFGRKSLAGSMIGGIAETQQVIDYCLARNIKADIELITPDQIDRAYERVLGKDVRYRFVIDMKAGRSA; translated from the coding sequence ATGTGCATCCGATGCGGCGATGTCGCCCCCAGCAACGAAACCCCCGACGCCAGCCGGCGCGAGCTGATCCTGGGCGGCGCGAGCCTGCTTGCGGCCCCACTGGTTACGGGCATGTCGGCACCGGCCCAAGCGGCGTCAACGGCCGATGCCGCGGCCACCGGGCGGGGCACGTACCTCGGCGCGCGCCGTGTCAGGGCTTTTGCTGCGCTGAGTGCCCATAGTGGCTTCCGGCAGATCGAGATCGACCGCCGCGCGGTCGGCCCGAACGACGTGCTCCTCGACATCCTCTACGCCAGCATCTGCCATTCGGACATCCACACGGTGCGCAGCGATTGGGGGCCGGCCCACTATCCGGTAGTGCCGGGCCACGAGATCGTCGGCCGCGTGCGGGCCGTGGGCAGCCAGGTCACCAAGATCAAAGTGGGTGACATCGGCGGCGTGGGCTGCATGGTCGACTCCTGCGGCACCTGCGAAAACTGCCGCGCCGACCGCGAGCAGAACTGCCTGGTCGGTACTACCTTCACCTACGACTCGCCCGATGCGCCGCGCGGTGTTGGCGCCTACACCTTCGGCGGTTATTCCGACGCGGTGGTGGTCACGGAGAAGTTCGTCATCCGCATTCCCGCCGGCGCCGACCTGGCCGCCACCGCGCCACTGCTGTGCGCGGGCGTCACCACCTTTTCTCCGATGCAGCACTGGAAGCTTGAAGCGGGTCAGCGCGTGGGCGTGATCGGCCTCGGCGGGCTCGGTCACATGGCCGTGAAGCTGGCCGCCGCGCGCGAGGCCGAGGTGACGGTCTTCACCACCTCGCCGGGCAAGCTCGACGACGCACGTCGCCTGGGCGCCAGGGCCGCGGTGCTGTCGAGCGACACAGCAGCCATGAAACGGCTGGCCGGACATTTCGACCTGCTCATCTCCACGGTGCCCACGGCTTATGCGATGCAGCCGTTCATGGACATGCTCAAGCTCGACGCCACCCTGGTCAATGTGGGCGCGCTCACGCAACTGCAGGGTGTCGACGGCATGCTGATGGGCTTCGGCCGCAAGAGCCTGGCGGGTTCCATGATCGGGGGCATCGCCGAAACCCAGCAGGTCATCGACTACTGCTTGGCCCGCAACATCAAGGCCGATATCGAACTGATCACGCCAGACCAGATCGACCGCGCCTATGAGCGGGTGCTGGGCAAGGATGTGCGCTACCGGTTCGTCATCGACATGAAGGCCGGCCGCAGCGCCTGA
- a CDS encoding zinc-dependent alcohol dehydrogenase family protein, giving the protein MKAAVLHGPRDLRVEERADPRIEKPTDAIIRVAAACVCGSDLWPYRGIQPIGEPMPMGHEYCGVIEEVGSEVLALRPGQFVVGSFFASDNVCPVCTYGYPSSCQNAEFVGGAQAPLLRVPLAQGTLVPVRGMPRPEMIPGLLATSDVLGTGWFAALAAQVRPGGTAVVVGDGAVGLLGVMSARQMGAGRIIAMSRHADRQALAREFGATDIVVERGTEGVARIQELTRGIGADSVLECVGTQESMLQAIDCARRGGHVGFVGVPHGIQLDVAKLFSEHVHLHGGPAPVRRYLPHLIELVCSEKIDPGRVFDLTLPLNRAHEAYRAMDERRAIKVLLRT; this is encoded by the coding sequence ATGAAAGCAGCCGTCCTGCACGGCCCGCGCGACCTGCGCGTGGAAGAGCGCGCCGATCCGCGCATCGAAAAACCCACCGACGCCATCATCCGAGTGGCGGCGGCCTGCGTCTGCGGTTCCGATCTGTGGCCCTACCGAGGCATCCAGCCGATCGGCGAGCCGATGCCCATGGGGCACGAATACTGCGGTGTGATCGAGGAAGTGGGCAGCGAGGTGCTGGCCCTGCGGCCGGGTCAGTTCGTGGTGGGCTCCTTCTTCGCCTCCGACAACGTCTGCCCGGTGTGCACCTACGGTTATCCGTCGTCGTGCCAGAACGCCGAATTCGTCGGTGGCGCGCAAGCGCCGCTGCTGCGTGTGCCGCTGGCGCAGGGCACGCTGGTGCCGGTGCGGGGCATGCCGCGCCCGGAGATGATTCCAGGTCTGTTGGCCACCTCCGATGTGCTGGGAACGGGCTGGTTCGCCGCGCTGGCCGCGCAGGTCAGGCCGGGCGGCACGGCGGTCGTGGTGGGCGACGGCGCGGTCGGTCTGCTCGGCGTGATGTCGGCGCGGCAGATGGGCGCCGGCCGGATCATCGCCATGAGCCGACATGCCGACCGCCAGGCGCTGGCCCGCGAGTTCGGTGCGACCGACATCGTGGTCGAGCGCGGCACCGAAGGCGTGGCCCGCATCCAGGAACTGACGCGCGGCATCGGCGCCGACTCCGTGCTCGAGTGCGTCGGCACGCAGGAATCGATGCTCCAGGCGATCGATTGCGCACGTCGCGGTGGTCACGTGGGCTTCGTCGGCGTACCGCACGGCATTCAGCTCGACGTCGCCAAGCTATTTTCCGAGCACGTACATCTGCACGGCGGCCCGGCGCCGGTGCGACGCTACCTGCCGCATCTGATCGAGCTGGTGTGCAGCGAAAAGATCGACCCCGGCCGCGTCTTCGATTTGACGCTGCCCTTGAACCGGGCCCACGAGGCCTATCGCGCGATGGACGAACGCCGTGCCATCAAGGTCTTGCTGCGGACTTGA
- a CDS encoding cupin domain-containing protein → MKLMRAGSQPSVKGPEQFFTGTVRIDPMNAPPAPARVSCAAVTFEPGARSAWHTHPLGQTLIVTAGCGWTQCEGEAKVEIRAGDVIWCPPGHKHWHGATATTAMTHIAVQEALDGVNVVWLDKVSDEDYLCPLDAQHDSHTHG, encoded by the coding sequence ATGAAGCTCATGCGCGCTGGCTCGCAGCCCTCGGTCAAGGGGCCGGAACAGTTCTTCACCGGCACCGTCCGCATCGACCCCATGAATGCCCCGCCGGCCCCCGCCCGGGTGTCGTGCGCGGCGGTCACCTTCGAGCCCGGTGCCCGCAGCGCCTGGCATACCCATCCGCTGGGCCAGACCCTGATCGTCACTGCTGGCTGCGGCTGGACCCAGTGCGAGGGCGAGGCCAAGGTGGAGATTCGCGCGGGCGATGTGATCTGGTGCCCGCCGGGCCACAAGCACTGGCACGGCGCCACCGCCACCACTGCCATGACGCACATCGCCGTGCAGGAGGCGCTCGACGGCGTCAACGTGGTGTGGCTCGACAAGGTGAGCGACGAAGACTACCTCTGCCCGCTCGACGCGCAACATGACAGCCACACGCACGGCTGA
- a CDS encoding glucose 1-dehydrogenase — MNPTYDFSGQVALVTGAAGGMGLATAQGFARSGAAVVIVDRHAEKIEAAAAALREEGRRVIGIACDVSDEAQAKAAVDRTVAEFGRLDMAYNNAGILGPMCEMTEETAEGYDAVQAVNLRGVWTFMKHELLQMKKQGRGAIVNCSSLGGLVGLAGRAAYHASKHGVIGLSKAAALDVAAKGIRVNVVCPGCIDTPMGDEIDPAAMKEFLKLQPIGRMGRPEEVAAAVLWLCSPAASMVLGVALPVDGGFVAW, encoded by the coding sequence ATGAATCCGACATATGACTTCAGCGGCCAGGTGGCCCTGGTGACCGGCGCTGCCGGCGGCATGGGCCTGGCAACCGCCCAGGGTTTTGCCCGCTCGGGCGCTGCGGTGGTGATCGTCGATCGCCACGCCGAAAAGATCGAGGCCGCCGCCGCCGCACTGCGCGAGGAAGGCCGCCGTGTCATCGGCATCGCCTGCGACGTTTCTGACGAAGCGCAGGCCAAGGCCGCCGTGGATCGCACCGTGGCCGAGTTCGGCCGGCTCGACATGGCTTACAACAACGCCGGCATCCTGGGCCCGATGTGCGAGATGACCGAGGAAACCGCCGAGGGCTACGACGCGGTGCAGGCGGTGAACCTGCGCGGCGTCTGGACTTTCATGAAGCACGAGCTGTTGCAGATGAAGAAGCAGGGCCGTGGCGCCATCGTCAACTGCTCTTCGCTCGGTGGCCTGGTTGGCTTGGCGGGCCGCGCTGCCTACCACGCCAGCAAGCACGGCGTAATCGGCCTGAGCAAGGCCGCCGCGCTCGACGTAGCGGCCAAGGGCATCCGCGTCAATGTGGTCTGCCCCGGCTGCATCGACACGCCGATGGGCGACGAGATCGATCCGGCTGCGATGAAGGAGTTTCTGAAGCTGCAGCCGATCGGCCGCATGGGACGCCCCGAAGAGGTGGCTGCTGCCGTACTGTGGCTGTGCAGCCCGGCTGCCAGCATGGTGCTGGGCGTGGCGCTGCCGGTGGACGGCGGCTTCGTCGCCTGGTAA
- a CDS encoding c-type cytochrome — MPPRRTIVATVLATLAALGFMATLAAFAVVQGGLYDVSALRQHWKPAYAVLERAMEQSVRRHARQVQVPPLDDRTLALRGAACFRDKCVQCHGAPGVAQSDIGQSMQPLPGPLIDAARRWEPRELYWVTREGIRMSGMPAWEMHLSEEEIWSVVAFLQQLPHLSVQDYRQAIRRADAVQQAGFLSACGTERRVGPATRGGDVEQGRKLLYQKACNACHVIPGITGSETHVGPPLGDFGRRDTVAGVLPNTSENLARWLREPDAVKPGTAMPAMGLSAQDALDIAAYLAALR; from the coding sequence ATGCCTCCACGCCGAACCATCGTCGCGACCGTATTGGCCACCCTGGCCGCCCTGGGCTTCATGGCGACGCTGGCGGCCTTCGCCGTGGTGCAAGGCGGGCTCTACGACGTGAGTGCGCTGCGGCAACACTGGAAGCCGGCGTATGCCGTGCTCGAACGCGCCATGGAGCAATCGGTGCGCCGCCATGCACGCCAAGTGCAGGTGCCACCGCTGGACGACCGCACCTTGGCCTTGCGCGGCGCCGCCTGCTTCCGCGACAAATGCGTGCAGTGCCACGGGGCGCCGGGCGTGGCCCAGTCCGATATTGGCCAGAGCATGCAACCGCTGCCGGGACCGCTGATAGACGCAGCCCGGCGTTGGGAGCCGCGCGAACTCTATTGGGTCACCCGCGAGGGCATCCGCATGAGTGGCATGCCGGCGTGGGAGATGCACCTGAGCGAGGAGGAGATCTGGTCCGTGGTCGCATTTCTCCAGCAGTTGCCTCATCTGAGTGTGCAGGACTACCGGCAGGCCATCCGGCGCGCAGACGCGGTGCAACAGGCCGGTTTCCTATCCGCTTGCGGAACAGAGCGTCGTGTCGGCCCCGCCACCCGCGGCGGCGATGTGGAGCAGGGCCGAAAACTGCTGTATCAAAAGGCCTGCAACGCCTGCCATGTGATTCCCGGCATCACAGGTTCAGAAACGCATGTCGGGCCCCCACTGGGCGACTTCGGCCGGCGCGACACCGTCGCCGGCGTGCTGCCCAACACGTCCGAGAACCTGGCGCGCTGGCTACGCGAACCCGACGCCGTCAAACCCGGCACGGCCATGCCCGCCATGGGACTCAGTGCTCAGGACGCCCTGGATATCGCGGCCTACCTCGCGGCGTTGCGTTGA
- a CDS encoding c-type cytochrome, translating into MSHQRPSRRRLLMGAALVGCLLSVSMVSAGGKAPVPAETDRTPSIGNAARGARLVAQYQCGACHVIPGIAAARGGTGPSLQDFGARSYIAGRIPNRADWLVAWLQQPSALVPGTTMPDMGVPLQDARDMAAWLDTLR; encoded by the coding sequence ATGTCCCATCAACGCCCCTCCCGCCGCCGTTTGCTCATGGGTGCGGCGTTGGTGGGCTGCCTGTTGTCCGTCTCGATGGTGTCGGCTGGTGGCAAGGCGCCGGTTCCGGCGGAGACCGACCGGACCCCCTCCATCGGCAATGCCGCGCGCGGCGCCCGCCTCGTGGCGCAATACCAATGCGGCGCCTGCCATGTGATTCCGGGCATCGCCGCGGCGCGTGGCGGGACCGGTCCGAGCCTGCAGGATTTCGGGGCGCGCAGCTACATCGCCGGCCGCATTCCGAATCGTGCGGACTGGCTGGTGGCGTGGCTGCAGCAGCCCTCGGCCCTGGTGCCCGGCACCACCATGCCCGACATGGGCGTGCCGCTGCAGGACGCCCGCGACATGGCGGCCTGGCTGGACACCTTGCGC
- a CDS encoding membrane-bound PQQ-dependent dehydrogenase, glucose/quinate/shikimate family, with amino-acid sequence MNHAPPIANRPPKLPIGLRIAWVVLGLLILCMGLFLMAGGSWLVKLGGSPYFAVAGAGLVVSGVLHLLRRRTGSWLYLAVLLASIVWAIRDAGLAFWPLFSRLLALSVVALPVLVLMPAARPAANDVSSPAMRRGAWGAAAATFVALLATLYVSLQPMPIRSAQNAPAPLAGTAVAPSRVGEWRYWGSTPSGTRFAPLDQLTPQNVAGLQVAWTYRTGEVPKGMQGHVVVPLQVGRMLYGCTQSSRLFALDAETGKEVWSHETRSAANNVYPRCRGVAYHDASAAPEVPRADGTPQAAAACTRRIVSTTVDARIVEVDALTGEPCTDFGDQGSVSLRIGMGDANQELYFPTAAPTVMRNLVLVGGLVWDNQRVGEPSGVVRAFDVFTGKLVWAWDLGNPDITTVPPEGQTYTRGTPNVWSTPAFDEKLGLVYLPTGNATPDFWGGHRSEADDKYSSSIVALDIATGRERWHFQTVHHDRWDYDVPSQPALYDVPDGKGGTAPALIQTTKRGQIFMLDRRDGKPIAAVEERPVPQGGVADDRSPPTQPYSVGMPSIGTEPLSEKRMWGLTPFDQLICRIKFKQARYEGEFTPPSERLTIQYPSWLGGMNWGSASIAENLGYMIVNDTRVPITNRMIPRKAYDARQLENGGHEGSAPQDGTPWGIEQQRFLSPLGIPCQEPPYGTLTAIDLSTREVVWQVPLGTTEATGPWEIPTHLPIPIGMPTRGGPVTTASGLIFMAGTQDPYLRAMDVRTGRELWKGRLPVGAETTPMTYRSPESGRQFVLISAGGNSVSKVKGDFIVAFALPK; translated from the coding sequence ATGAACCACGCGCCTCCCATCGCCAACCGCCCGCCCAAGCTGCCGATCGGCCTGCGCATTGCCTGGGTCGTGCTGGGCCTGCTGATCCTCTGCATGGGCCTGTTCCTGATGGCGGGCGGCTCCTGGCTGGTGAAGCTTGGCGGCTCACCTTATTTCGCCGTGGCCGGCGCGGGGCTGGTCGTGTCTGGCGTGCTCCACCTGCTGCGCCGCCGCACGGGCAGTTGGCTTTATTTGGCGGTGCTGTTGGCCAGCATCGTCTGGGCCATCCGGGATGCAGGCCTGGCGTTCTGGCCGCTGTTCTCGCGCCTGCTGGCGCTGTCGGTGGTCGCCTTGCCGGTACTGGTGTTGATGCCTGCCGCCAGGCCTGCTGCCAATGACGTCAGCTCGCCCGCCATGCGCCGCGGCGCCTGGGGCGCGGCGGCGGCGACCTTCGTCGCGCTGTTGGCAACGCTGTACGTGTCGCTGCAGCCCATGCCGATCCGGTCGGCACAGAACGCGCCCGCGCCCCTGGCCGGCACTGCCGTGGCGCCATCGCGTGTGGGTGAGTGGCGCTACTGGGGCAGCACACCTTCGGGGACACGATTCGCGCCGCTCGACCAACTGACGCCGCAGAACGTAGCCGGCCTGCAAGTGGCCTGGACTTACCGCACCGGCGAAGTGCCCAAGGGCATGCAGGGCCACGTGGTGGTGCCGCTGCAGGTGGGCCGCATGCTCTACGGCTGCACCCAGTCGAGCCGCCTGTTCGCCCTGGATGCGGAAACCGGCAAGGAAGTGTGGAGCCACGAAACCCGGTCGGCGGCCAACAACGTCTACCCGCGCTGCCGGGGCGTGGCCTACCACGATGCCTCCGCCGCGCCCGAGGTACCCCGGGCCGACGGCACGCCGCAGGCCGCTGCCGCCTGCACCCGCCGCATCGTCTCGACCACGGTGGATGCGCGCATCGTCGAAGTCGACGCACTCACCGGCGAACCCTGCACCGACTTCGGCGACCAGGGCAGCGTGAGCCTGCGCATCGGCATGGGCGACGCCAACCAGGAGCTCTACTTCCCAACGGCCGCACCCACGGTGATGCGCAACCTGGTGCTGGTTGGCGGGTTGGTATGGGACAACCAGCGGGTCGGCGAGCCCTCCGGCGTGGTACGGGCATTCGACGTGTTCACCGGCAAGCTGGTCTGGGCCTGGGACCTGGGCAATCCCGACATCACCACGGTGCCGCCGGAAGGCCAGACCTATACCCGGGGCACGCCCAACGTGTGGTCGACTCCCGCTTTCGACGAGAAGCTGGGCCTGGTCTACCTGCCCACCGGCAACGCCACGCCCGACTTCTGGGGCGGTCACCGCAGTGAAGCCGACGACAAGTATTCGTCGTCCATCGTAGCGCTGGACATCGCCACCGGCCGAGAGCGCTGGCACTTCCAGACGGTGCATCACGACCGCTGGGACTACGACGTGCCCTCGCAGCCGGCCCTCTACGATGTACCGGACGGCAAGGGCGGCACGGCGCCCGCGCTGATCCAGACGACCAAGCGCGGCCAGATCTTCATGCTTGACCGGCGTGACGGCAAGCCTATTGCCGCAGTGGAAGAACGCCCGGTTCCGCAGGGCGGTGTGGCCGACGACCGCTCGCCGCCGACCCAGCCTTATTCGGTGGGCATGCCCTCCATCGGTACCGAGCCGTTGAGTGAAAAGCGCATGTGGGGCCTGACGCCGTTCGACCAGCTGATCTGCCGTATCAAGTTCAAACAGGCGCGCTACGAGGGCGAGTTCACCCCGCCGAGCGAGCGGCTCACCATCCAGTACCCAAGCTGGCTGGGCGGCATGAATTGGGGTTCGGCTTCCATCGCCGAGAACCTCGGCTACATGATCGTCAACGACACGCGCGTGCCGATCACCAACCGAATGATTCCACGCAAGGCGTACGACGCCAGGCAACTGGAGAACGGCGGCCACGAGGGAAGCGCGCCGCAGGACGGTACGCCCTGGGGCATCGAGCAACAGCGTTTTCTCTCGCCGCTGGGCATTCCGTGCCAGGAGCCGCCTTACGGCACGCTCACTGCGATCGACCTGTCCACCCGCGAGGTGGTCTGGCAGGTGCCGCTGGGCACCACCGAGGCGACCGGCCCGTGGGAGATCCCCACGCACCTGCCGATTCCCATCGGCATGCCGACGCGTGGCGGACCCGTCACCACGGCGAGCGGTCTGATCTTCATGGCCGGCACCCAGGACCCGTACCTGCGCGCCATGGACGTGCGCACGGGCCGCGAGCTTTGGAAGGGCCGGCTGCCAGTCGGCGCCGAAACAACGCCCATGACCTACCGCTCGCCTGAGAGCGGCCGCCAATTTGTGCTGATCAGTGCGGGCGGCAACTCTGTGAGCAAGGTCAAGGGAGATTTCATCGTGGCATTCGCCCTGCCGAAGTAG